From the genome of Thermodesulfobacteriota bacterium, one region includes:
- a CDS encoding oxaloacetate decarboxylase — protein sequence MKRTTQLRRLLERPGIRMAPGCHDALGARFIQRSGFSVAYVTGYGVACSLLGRPDVGEITLTEMVTHAARIAAAIDIPLICDADTGYGGLLNVQRTVREFQRAGVAGIHIEDQQEPKRCAAMGGVRVLDLDAAVARVRAAVEAKDDPDFFVIARTDCRPALGVDAALERARAFADAGADMIYVELLGSREEVARVGREAGPTPLLFDMFDHPAVPVLRAAELAEMGYRIVTFPFTSTLAYAKVLDEVYPSILRTGGAADVAERRMGLHAFEEAMGLAEIWRGVERLQDSAPLPGARQKKGACP from the coding sequence ATGAAGAGAACCACCCAACTGCGAAGGCTCCTGGAACGCCCCGGAATCCGGATGGCCCCCGGTTGCCACGATGCGCTCGGCGCTCGGTTCATCCAGCGGTCCGGATTCTCCGTCGCGTACGTAACCGGGTACGGGGTGGCGTGCTCGCTGCTCGGCCGGCCGGATGTGGGCGAGATCACCCTCACCGAGATGGTGACCCACGCGGCGCGCATCGCCGCCGCCATCGACATCCCCCTGATTTGCGACGCGGACACCGGATACGGTGGCCTGCTCAACGTGCAGCGCACGGTTCGGGAGTTTCAGCGGGCGGGGGTCGCGGGGATCCACATCGAGGATCAGCAGGAGCCCAAGCGGTGCGCGGCCATGGGGGGTGTGCGGGTGCTCGATCTCGACGCCGCGGTGGCCCGGGTGCGGGCCGCCGTCGAGGCCAAGGACGACCCGGACTTCTTTGTGATCGCCCGCACCGACTGCCGGCCCGCCCTGGGCGTGGACGCAGCCCTCGAACGGGCGCGCGCCTTCGCCGACGCGGGGGCCGACATGATCTACGTGGAGCTCTTGGGGTCGCGGGAGGAGGTCGCCCGGGTCGGGCGGGAGGCCGGGCCGACCCCCCTGCTCTTCGATATGTTCGACCACCCCGCGGTCCCCGTGCTCCGTGCCGCGGAGCTGGCGGAGATGGGCTACCGCATCGTCACCTTTCCCTTCACCTCGACACTGGCCTATGCGAAGGTGCTCGACGAGGTCTACCCCTCGATCCTCCGAACCGGGGGGGCCGCGGATGTGGCGGAGCGCAGGATGGGGCTCCACGCCTTCGAGGAGGCGATGGGTCTGGCAGAGATCTGGCGCGGTGTGGAGCGGCTCCAGGATTCGGCGCCCCTCCCGGGCGCCCGGCAGAAGAAGGGAGCGTGCCCATGA
- a CDS encoding aldehyde ferredoxin oxidoreductase family protein, with protein MTSGGYTGTVLHVDLTSRTSRTEPLREELRSRFLGGAGVNAALALELLEPGGDPFAPDNCAIFGLGPLVGTLVPGAGKGNVTARSPYRRFLGISGHGRFGMLKYAGYDHLVVTGRADRPVVVAIADDRVSFHDADGLWGCDVFAATDRIWARLGDRFDVSCIGPGGENGVFDAAVITNKYAAFARAGMGAVLGSKNLKAIAVSGTGGVRVADRKRFSRASKELFARVRADPNLLEWRRLGTLISLETFAKMGLYAKHNFQSAYDGGLTAHFPVEGFAGQVKEGDVACLGCPVGCKHHVRVPADGGKGPDLRMAVSCMNSVMQGFGTFCGLESWREVIRCAEVAVGMGLDFMSTGALIAFAMELTQRGVLTPDDTDGVRLTWGDGEAVREMIRRIGTRRGFGDRLAQGLEQAARLLGPAAEPYAVHTKGLGVLYDPRVRLGSTEIFSQFTNVRGYISNVSVAMVERTAQQIRRYCEKLGLRPEAVDRIVTGDGYDVGRLTKWTEDACSALELLGVCMFPPFQRLPLDLWAEACSAATGVETTADDLVRASENLWHARRAFNVREGSGPPDDTCPDRFFSESVSAGDRTFDPLSRPAFEKLVRAYYAERGWDPATGAPPPETLAELGLGEVASARSGNRPGGRGSCRD; from the coding sequence ATGACGTCCGGCGGTTACACGGGCACGGTCCTGCACGTCGACCTCACCTCGCGCACGTCTCGGACCGAACCACTCCGGGAGGAGCTGCGGTCGCGCTTCCTCGGGGGCGCGGGGGTCAATGCGGCCCTGGCGCTGGAGCTCCTCGAGCCCGGGGGCGACCCCTTCGCGCCCGACAACTGCGCGATCTTCGGGCTCGGCCCCCTGGTGGGCACGCTCGTTCCCGGCGCCGGCAAGGGCAACGTGACCGCCCGCTCCCCCTACCGCCGCTTTCTCGGGATCTCCGGCCACGGGCGCTTCGGCATGCTCAAGTACGCCGGGTACGACCACCTCGTGGTCACGGGACGGGCCGACCGGCCCGTGGTGGTCGCGATCGCCGACGACCGGGTGTCGTTCCACGACGCGGACGGGCTTTGGGGCTGCGACGTCTTCGCGGCCACGGACCGGATCTGGGCCCGGCTCGGGGATCGCTTCGACGTGAGCTGCATCGGGCCCGGCGGGGAGAACGGGGTCTTCGACGCCGCCGTGATCACCAACAAGTACGCCGCCTTCGCCCGCGCCGGGATGGGCGCGGTGCTGGGCTCGAAGAACCTCAAGGCCATCGCCGTGTCGGGCACGGGCGGGGTGCGCGTGGCCGACCGCAAGCGCTTCTCCCGCGCCAGCAAGGAGCTCTTCGCCCGGGTTCGCGCCGACCCGAACCTCCTGGAGTGGCGGCGCCTGGGCACGCTCATCAGCCTCGAGACCTTCGCTAAGATGGGGCTCTACGCCAAGCACAACTTCCAGTCTGCCTACGACGGGGGCCTCACGGCCCACTTTCCGGTGGAGGGGTTCGCCGGGCAAGTCAAGGAAGGCGACGTGGCGTGTCTCGGGTGCCCCGTGGGCTGCAAGCACCACGTGCGGGTGCCCGCGGACGGCGGCAAAGGCCCCGACCTGCGCATGGCCGTGTCGTGCATGAACTCGGTGATGCAGGGCTTTGGCACCTTTTGCGGGCTCGAGAGCTGGCGCGAGGTGATCCGGTGCGCCGAGGTCGCCGTGGGGATGGGCCTGGACTTCATGAGCACGGGCGCCCTGATCGCCTTCGCCATGGAGCTCACCCAGCGCGGCGTCCTCACCCCGGACGACACCGACGGGGTGCGCCTGACCTGGGGAGACGGCGAGGCGGTGCGGGAGATGATCCGGCGGATCGGCACGCGCCGCGGCTTCGGCGACCGCCTGGCCCAGGGCCTGGAACAGGCCGCCCGCCTCCTCGGCCCGGCCGCCGAGCCCTACGCCGTCCACACCAAGGGGCTCGGGGTGCTCTACGACCCCCGCGTGCGGCTCGGGTCCACCGAGATCTTCTCCCAGTTCACCAACGTGCGGGGCTACATCTCCAACGTCAGCGTGGCCATGGTCGAGCGGACCGCCCAGCAGATCCGCCGCTACTGCGAGAAGCTCGGCCTTCGGCCCGAGGCCGTGGACCGGATCGTCACCGGTGACGGCTACGACGTGGGGCGGCTCACCAAGTGGACGGAGGACGCCTGCTCCGCCCTCGAGCTCCTGGGCGTGTGCATGTTCCCGCCCTTCCAGCGCCTCCCCCTCGACCTCTGGGCCGAGGCGTGCTCGGCCGCTACGGGGGTGGAGACCACGGCCGACGACCTGGTCCGGGCGTCCGAGAACCTCTGGCACGCCCGCCGCGCGTTCAACGTGCGGGAGGGCTCGGGTCCCCCGGACGACACCTGCCCCGACCGGTTCTTCTCCGAGTCCGTCTCGGCCGGCGATCGAACCTTCGATCCCCTCTCCCGGCCCGCCTTCGAGAAGCTCGTGCGGGCGTACTACGCGGAGCGGGGCTGGGACCCGGCGACGGGCGCCCCGCCCCCCGAGACCCTCGCGGAGCTCGGCCTCGGCGAGGTCGCGAGCGCTCGATCCGGCAACCGGCCCGGGGGGAGGGGTTCGTGCCGGGACTGA
- a CDS encoding amidohydrolase family protein, producing the protein MPGLIDAHLHWCLFGRPVGEVVSELEGLEANGYETVVVFPLPAMGAPAERSVHLIPGAYRDFTGIDAARMVHDDLQAWHAFRPLWAAKPRRLRVLSFLDVRAWNGRSDLAGWWGEGHAGLKNILVLEEDEGKMRMPPLRHVPGIGREAYLDAHRAVFAEAAQRDVPVMYHADLSLHAGFVEECLAAHPGLRVAIPHLGFSRRRMARLLERFPAVWTDISSLRPFIEADPDAYRSFLLEFPDRVLLGSDAIACHDLRPALDYVRCVRGLGLPEEVEEAVLAGNARRFLARC; encoded by the coding sequence GTGCCGGGACTGATCGACGCGCACCTCCACTGGTGCCTCTTCGGCCGGCCGGTCGGGGAGGTGGTGTCCGAGCTCGAGGGGCTCGAGGCCAACGGCTACGAAACCGTGGTCGTCTTCCCTCTGCCGGCCATGGGGGCTCCCGCCGAACGGTCGGTCCACCTGATTCCCGGGGCCTACCGCGACTTCACCGGCATCGACGCAGCGCGCATGGTCCACGACGACCTCCAGGCCTGGCACGCGTTCCGACCCCTGTGGGCGGCCAAGCCCCGGCGCCTGCGGGTGCTCTCCTTCCTGGACGTGCGGGCCTGGAACGGGCGCTCGGACCTGGCCGGCTGGTGGGGAGAGGGCCACGCGGGCCTCAAGAACATCCTCGTCCTGGAGGAGGACGAGGGCAAGATGCGCATGCCGCCGCTTCGCCACGTGCCGGGCATCGGGCGGGAAGCCTACCTCGATGCCCACCGGGCGGTGTTCGCAGAGGCCGCGCAGCGGGACGTGCCCGTGATGTACCACGCAGACCTGAGCCTGCACGCGGGCTTCGTGGAGGAGTGCCTGGCGGCCCACCCCGGCCTGCGGGTGGCGATTCCCCACCTGGGCTTCAGCCGGCGCCGCATGGCGCGCCTGCTGGAGCGCTTTCCCGCCGTGTGGACCGACATCTCGAGCCTTCGGCCCTTCATCGAGGCCGACCCCGACGCCTACCGCTCCTTCCTCTTGGAGTTCCCGGATCGGGTGCTGCTGGGAAGCGACGCCATCGCCTGCCACGACCTGCGCCCGGCCCTGGACTACGTGCGGTGCGTGCGGGGCCTGGGGCTCCCGGAGGAGGTGGAAGAGGCCGTGCTGGCCGGCAACGCCCGCCGCTTCCTGGCGCGCTGCTGA
- the nspC gene encoding carboxynorspermidine decarboxylase yields MKLAPSPAYVVDLGVLRENLAVLDRVQRESGARILLALKGFSMWSTFPLLARTLHGVCASSPWEARLGREEFGREVHSFAAGLKEADVRELLAASNHLVFNSFAQLERFRPLWEAEQGRVSVGLRVNPEHSEGATPLYDPCAPRSRLGIRRAAFEGRSLVGVEGLHFHTLCEQLFEPLARTARAFEEKFGDLLPRMKWLNLGGGHHITREGYDVEGLVALVRYFRETYGLAVYLEPGEAVVLGSGLLVGEVLDVVDNGGPIAILDVSVACHMPDVLEMPYRPPLHRGFDPGEKAHTYRLAGPSCLAGDVIGDWSFEEPLGVGSRLAFLDQAHYTMVKNTTFNGVQLPAICTYEPETGELTAVRRFGYEDFKGRLS; encoded by the coding sequence ATGAAGCTTGCCCCCTCCCCCGCCTACGTGGTCGACCTGGGGGTGCTGCGGGAGAACCTGGCGGTGCTCGACCGGGTGCAGCGGGAGAGCGGGGCCCGGATCCTCCTGGCGCTCAAGGGCTTTTCCATGTGGAGTACCTTCCCGCTCCTCGCCAGGACCCTCCACGGGGTGTGCGCGAGCTCCCCCTGGGAGGCGCGCCTGGGGCGGGAGGAGTTCGGGCGCGAGGTCCATAGCTTCGCTGCCGGGCTCAAGGAGGCCGACGTCCGGGAGCTCCTGGCCGCCTCGAACCACCTGGTCTTCAACTCCTTTGCCCAGCTCGAGCGGTTCCGACCCCTCTGGGAGGCGGAGCAGGGGCGCGTCTCGGTGGGCCTGCGGGTGAATCCCGAGCACTCGGAGGGCGCGACCCCCCTCTACGACCCCTGCGCCCCCCGGTCGCGGTTGGGCATCCGGCGGGCGGCCTTCGAGGGCCGGTCGCTGGTCGGGGTGGAGGGCCTGCACTTCCACACCCTGTGCGAGCAGCTCTTCGAGCCCCTGGCGCGCACGGCGCGGGCCTTCGAGGAGAAATTCGGGGATCTGCTGCCCCGGATGAAGTGGCTCAACCTGGGGGGCGGGCACCACATCACCCGGGAGGGCTACGACGTGGAGGGGCTCGTGGCCCTGGTGCGGTACTTCCGGGAGACGTACGGCCTTGCGGTCTACCTGGAGCCCGGGGAGGCCGTGGTCCTGGGCAGCGGCCTCCTGGTGGGGGAGGTGCTCGACGTGGTGGACAACGGGGGGCCCATCGCCATTCTCGACGTCTCGGTGGCGTGCCACATGCCCGACGTGCTCGAGATGCCCTACCGCCCCCCGCTCCACCGGGGCTTCGACCCGGGGGAGAAGGCCCACACCTACCGCCTGGCGGGGCCCTCGTGCCTGGCGGGCGACGTGATCGGCGACTGGTCCTTCGAGGAGCCCCTCGGGGTGGGGAGCCGCCTGGCCTTCCTGGACCAGGCCCACTACACCATGGTCAAGAACACCACCTTCAACGGGGTCCAGCTCCCCGCCATCTGCACCTACGAGCCCGAGACGGGCGAGCTCACGGCGGTGCGCCGCTTCGGGTACGAGGACTTCAAGGGGCGGCTCTCGTGA
- a CDS encoding 4Fe-4S dicluster domain-containing protein: MKCPEVVKPENCSGCSICELACSFHNGPDRSFRPSAAHLRAVRTEGLNRFRIEFSPDCNGCGLCAAHCGYGVFGAPIASEEGP, from the coding sequence ATGAAGTGCCCGGAAGTCGTCAAGCCGGAGAACTGCTCCGGGTGCAGCATCTGCGAGCTTGCGTGCTCGTTCCACAACGGCCCAGACCGGTCCTTTCGTCCCTCGGCCGCGCACCTGCGCGCCGTGCGGACCGAAGGCCTCAACCGGTTTCGTATCGAGTTCTCGCCCGACTGCAACGGCTGCGGCCTGTGCGCGGCCCACTGCGGCTACGGCGTGTTCGGCGCGCCCATCGCCTCGGAGGAGGGGCCATGA